Part of the Sporomusa termitida genome, TTTGGATTGACCGGGAAAAATGCCTGGGCTGCAAATCCTGTGAACTGCAATGTGCGATCGAACGTGATTCGGTCAGCAAAACGCTGCTGGGGGCCGTACAGGAAACCCCTAAGCCCATGGCCAGGGTAAGTGTGGCCGGCAGGACCGGCCGCAGCTTTCCCCTCCAGTGCCGCCAGTGCCAGGACGCACCCTGTAGCCGGGCCTGTCCGGCCGGCGCCCTGCAGCGGGAGCCCGGAACCGAGGTCATATTCCTGGACCAGGCAAAATGCCGGGGCTGCTGGATGTGTGTCATGTCCTGCCCCTTCGGGGTAATCGTTCCGTCCGATACTTACAAAGTGGCCGTCAAGTGTGATGCCTGTATTCACAGGGAAGAACCGGCCTGTGTCAATGCCTGTCCCACTGGCGCTCTCAGTCAGGGGGATAGTGCTGATTTTCAGAAAATACTATTGAAAAAACGGGGACGCCTGGCGCTGTTTGCGTTGCAAAACGCCGAACCGGGCCAGGTTAGTCTGGAGTTTGCCGGAGAGGATGACAAGCTATGAAAGCCGTACATAAAAAATCAATCGATCCTGCTGTCAATCAGGTATTGGTGGCAGCCTACCGCAGCCAGACGCCCCTGATCTGGGACCGGGCGGAGGCGCTGCAGCCGCAGTGCGGCTTTGGCCGGCTGGCTATCTGCTGCAGCGACTGTCAGGAGGGGCCCTGCCGGACGAATCCGTTTGCGCAGGAAACGCAGCATACCATCTGCGGCCAGGATAATCAGGCTTTGCTGACAGGCAAGTTCCTGAAAAAAGCGGCCGACGGCGCTGTGGCGCTCACGCAGCTCGCCGGCCAGTCCGGCAGCGGTTTCGGCGCCGAAGCCATTCGGCAGCTGGTGGTAACTGATGATGAAATGCCGGTGTTTACGGATGGGCCCGGGCGGCTGCAAACCATTGGCCGCTGTACCAATGCGGCCCTGGCGGAGCTGGGCCGGTATCAGCGGGAAACCGGCGGGGCCTGGCAGCCGGCGGTTGTCGGGGTGAATCTGGGTGTATTGCCG contains:
- a CDS encoding 4Fe-4S dicluster domain-containing protein; its protein translation is MKRIWIDREKCLGCKSCELQCAIERDSVSKTLLGAVQETPKPMARVSVAGRTGRSFPLQCRQCQDAPCSRACPAGALQREPGTEVIFLDQAKCRGCWMCVMSCPFGVIVPSDTYKVAVKCDACIHREEPACVNACPTGALSQGDSADFQKILLKKRGRLALFALQNAEPGQVSLEFAGEDDKL